The nucleotide sequence CCGGAAACCCTTGAGAACGGCTTCCATGCGGAACTGGCGGATCAGCGTCAGTTGTACGCCGTCCGGGTCGAAAAGGTGGCGCCCGCCGATCGGGAACCGCTCTGGGTATATAACCCGGATCACCCCGACGCCGACGAGAACGGCTACGTAGGCATGCCGAACATAAACGTCGTCGAAGAGATGACCGACATGCTCAACGCAGCCCGCAGCTACGAGGCGAACATGGCGGCACTGCAAACAGCCAAGCAGATGGCCAAGCAAGCCATTGACGTTGGCAAGGGTTAGTAGGGGAGCAGGGTTATGAAAGACATTACTCTCGACTCCAAACTCAAGGCTTTGGGCAACGCGGGTCTGGCGCAACCGCAGAAGAAATCCCCGTTGTCCAAACCCGGCGAGGGCCCGAGTTTCAACGACGTGCTCAAGAAGGCGATTGCCGAGGTCAACGGCCTGGAAAAAGAGGCCGACCGGCAAATCGTCGAATTGGCCGCCGGAAAAGCCGGGAACATTCATGAAGCGATGATC is from Candidatus Lernaella stagnicola and encodes:
- the fliE gene encoding flagellar hook-basal body complex protein FliE, which produces MKDITLDSKLKALGNAGLAQPQKKSPLSKPGEGPSFNDVLKKAIAEVNGLEKEADRQIVELAAGKAGNIHEAMIALQKADISFKTLMEIRDKLIQAYQEIMRLSV
- the flgC gene encoding flagellar basal body rod protein FlgC codes for the protein MSIKTMAIAASGLQAQRIRLQAISANMANINTTRGPGGEPYQRLVPIFRPETLENGFHAELADQRQLYAVRVEKVAPADREPLWVYNPDHPDADENGYVGMPNINVVEEMTDMLNAARSYEANMAALQTAKQMAKQAIDVGKG